Within Lolium rigidum isolate FL_2022 chromosome 5, APGP_CSIRO_Lrig_0.1, whole genome shotgun sequence, the genomic segment ttggaatggcaggaaataccacatagtaggtaggtatggtggacacacatggcatagtttttggctcaaggttttggatgcatgagaagtattccctctcgatacaaggcttaggctagcaaggatatttgaagcaaacacaagtataaaccggtacagcaaaacttacataagaacatattgcaagcattataatactctacactgtcttccttgttgctcaaacacttttaccgtaaaatatctagaccttaagagagaccaatcatgcaaaccaattttaacaagctctacggtagttctccactaataggtttaaactacatggaaaaacttaatcatgatctacttgagagctcaaaacaattgccaagtgtcaaattatcctagacattatgaggcattttctgtttccaaccaaataaaaataattattgtagcttccaacttttatcattgaacattaaaagtaaaacgaagaacaagcgttcatatgaaaaagcggagcgtgtctctctcccaaacaaggattgctaggatccgatcttattcaaacaaaaacaaaaataaaagcacacagacgctccaagtaaagcacatatgatgtgaccgaataaaaatatagtttcaggggaggaacctgataagttgatgaagaaggggatgccttaggcatccccaagcttagacgcttgagtcttcttgaaatatacagggatgaaccacgggggcatccccaagcttagacttttcactcttcttgatcatatatcatcctcctctcttgacccttgaaaacttccttcacaccaaacttctcataaacttcattagaggggttagtacataatcaaaaactcacatgttcagaggtgacacaatcattcttaacacttctggacattgctcaaggctactggaaggtaatggaacaaagaaatccacccaacacagcgaaagaagcaatgcgaaataaaaggcagaatctgtcaaaacagaacagtccgtaaagacgaatttttaataaatacttacgttgctcaaatcagaaaactcaaaactaatgaaagttgcgtacatatctgaggaacacggacgtaaattggcatatttttctgagttacctacagagaaaacagcctagattcgtgacagatagaaatctgtttctgcgcagaaatccaaatctagtatcaaccttcgattagaggcttcacttggcacaacaaaacacaaaactaagataaggagaggttgctacagtagtaaacaatttccaagacacaaatataaaacaaggtactgtagcaaaataacacatgggttatctcccaagaagttctttctttatagccattaagatgggctcagcagttttaatgatgcactcgcaagaaatagtatttgaagcaaaagagagcatcaagaggcaaattcaaaacacatttaagtctaacatgcttcctatgcaaaggaatcttgtacacaaataaattcatgaagaacaaagtgacaagcataagaagatagaacaagtgtaacttcaacaatttcagcatatagagaggtgtattagtaccatgaaaatttctactaccatattttcctctctcataataattttcagtagcttcatgaacaaactcaacaatataactatcacatgcagcatacttttcatgatttccaaacacataatttttatcaagttcaagaatagtggaattaaaactttcaaacttacttttattaataatataacaagatgaatgatcaatctcaagagatatgggacacatagataatgtcaagaactctccaatcccattttcattagtagtacaattaatattatcaagtaacataggaccatcatctagagctttatcataaacatttgccaagcaaaattctttagtaccatgcatttcgacatcgagcacaaacaaagcattattataagatttatcaaagtagcatggattatcatatataatagtagcataattattctcacaagttttactcatagggaatatttcaagagaatccacaggaacataacattcaacctttttcggtaagcatggaggacaatcaaatagtgtaagagataaagagttactctcattagaaggttggcatgggtagctaatccattcttcctccttttgttcatcactctcctcttctttttcatccaatgagctttcgtgttcatcaatttcctcctctttttcatccaatgagctttcgggttcatcaatttcttctttcacagtgttcctgcaaattgtgagtgcattcttgtgcattaatgcgtctctctttataatcaaggatataaggattcctactgtagcattctatgcaagaattaaggatagtagagacataatctttaaggtccttacaaatagcacaagtttcataattctcaaccatgaaggattctatctcggaggctcccataaataagacaaattgttctacctcttcgaacccataatgaatatagcaatttcgattatagctcttaataaaatattcctcactaaagccacattgaaatttaagatgtttagtatcctgttgagagcaacagtttatatcatggcgtctaagcaagattctagcaattgtattcaatttttctatcatagcactcattactttaccagttcttgattctctataacaattataacattccataagctccaagtaggttgttggttctcccatgacatcagtttttaatttttcggtttttcaaatttttatggatttttgggtatatgaggaaaataaaacaaaactgaaataaactagacaaaagtaaactaagcaaagtaatactagacagaaataaactaagcacaagtaaactaggaaaaagtaaactaagcaaaacaaaataaaataaaacagagagagaggtagagtgtactccccgggtgaacttatgagtagagctatgcctccccagcaacggcgccgtaaaacgatcttgataacccacaagtataggggatcacgatagtcttcgagggaagtaaaacccaaatttattgattcgacacaaggggaggtaaagaatacttataagccttaacaactgagttgtcaattcagctgcacctggaaaagcactagtaacaggggtgatgtgaaagtagcagtaatatgagagcagtagtaacagtaacacagaggtaatggcaccagaagatagttgatactacttctaatgacatgtagaacgagtatatgatgatgaaagatggaccggggttcccagctatctacactagtggcaactctccaataacaagtgttggatgaacaaattacagttgggcaattgataggattgataaggcattaagaaagaacatcaattcattaatcattaggcatgttttccatatatagtcgtacgtgctcgcaatgagaaacttgcacaacatctattgtcctaccagccggtggcagccgggcctcaagggaaactactggatattaaggtactccttttaatagagcaccggagcaaagcattaacactccgtgaaaacatgtgtccctcacatcaccgccatcccctccggttgtcccgatttcgtcacttcggggcctttggttccggacagtgacatgtgcatacaacttgtagatacaatctaagcaattcatatagagcttaaatctaagatcatgccactcgggccctagtgacaagcattaagaataacaagattgcagcaacaataacttcacaaactttatagatagactaatcataatgtaacaatccatcggatcccaacaaacacaacaccgattacatcagatgaatctcaatcatgtaaggcagctcatgagatcattgtattgaagtacatgggggagagaataccaactagctacagctagaacccgtagtccatgggggaactactcacggagcatgatggaggcgatggtgttgatggagatggcttccgggggcacttccccgtcccggtagggtgccggaacagagacttctgtcccccgaattggagtttcgcgatggtggcggcgcctcagtaacttttctggagtttcgtcaattggtactgcgtttttaggtcgaaaggggttttataggcgaagaggcggcgcgggaggggcaccagggcgccctccccataggtcggcgcggccaggggcctgcccgcacggccaagtggtgtggggcccctgggcctcctctccgggtctccttcggtgtcctggatgcttccgggaaaaataggaggtttggcgttgatttcgtccaattccgagaatattgcccgaacagcctttctggaacaaaaaacagcagaaaacaggaactggcactgtggcatcttgttaataggttagttccggaaaacgcataaaaacattataaagtgcaagcaaaacatgtaagtattgtcataaaaacaagcatggaacaacagaaattatggatacgtcggggacgtatcagggattggatgagattggtcacgtaatagcataagattgttagggcatagtgcctagtgtccgtaattggtactttgatgatattgttgcaacttgttatgcttaatgcttgtcactagggcccgagtgccatgatctcagatctaaacatgttattttttcatcatgatattcattgtttatgatcttacctgcaagttgtatacacatgtcgtcgtccggaaccaatggccccgaagtgacagaaatcgggacaaccggaggggatggtagtgatgtgaggatcacatgtgttcacggagtgttaatgctttgctccggtactctattaaaaggagtaccttaatatccgatagattcccttgaggcccggctgccaccggctggtaggacaaaagatgttgtgcaagtttctcattgcgagcacgtacgactatgattggaacacatgcctattgattgctttgtacttcgacaccgttttattattatctgcaaatgccctcgctatgattgttacatgagtttctctcatccatgcaacgcccgttatccgtccccgtgcctacagtattttaatcctgctgtttactataatcactagtgctgtctttgttactctgctgctgttattctaCTACTGCTActgttataaaactgttactactgataaactcttgcgagcaagtctgttcccaggtgcagctgaattgacaactccgctgttaaggctttcaagtatcctttgtctccccttgtgtcgaatcaataaattgggttttactacccgcgaagactgctgcgatcccctatacttgtgggtcatcagtagacATCAGGGGGAGGGTCCTATGGCTCTCCCCTTCTTCTTTCCAACGCCCACGGTAGCACCGGTAGCCACGGCTTGATCTGGCCCCGACCCACGTGTCCTCACCCTCCTGTAATACCTCCTCGTCATGAGGGTACACGGCCATTGGATATTGCGTTCGCGGGTATAGAACAATGGGTCGCCCTCGATGTATGTCTATGTCCACGGCTGATGCGTCTCTGTCCATGGTGGATGTGTTTGTGCCACGGGATCCTGTGTCTTCGACCCGAAGATAAAGTTGTCACCGTAGATTGGTAATCCTCAAATGCAGGAAATCACCGTAGTACAATTTGATAAGTATGTGAGTGTCGAATCCACGAGAATTTGAAGCTAAACTATCTATTTTCTAAAACCCTATAACCCGCATATATGGTCTTTCATGCAAAGCAATGAGGTAGAGTGTCTAAGGTACGTTTTAGTTCTATCTAGAAAATGGAAAATTGCTAAAAGTAAATACTACAAGTAAACTAGTGCAAGCGAGTAAAGTAGGAGCAGGATTGAGGAAGAAAGTGTTTAGGCAAAATGTTATTTCATTTATTGGATTGTCATAATTAGTAATACAGAAACATATCTACAGGAGAGAGCTCGAAGAGATGATCCAAGCATGGAGCCTGTCAAGAGCGAGTAGTCCGCCGAGCACATGCCCGTTTACCTCAAAAAAAGAGAAGTGCTTAGGGTTGGTCTTGTACCTCATCACCACTAACGGAGAAACGATCGCTCTGCCATCAGTCGAAGAGAAGAGGATGTTTTTCCAGCACTAAGAAATGGAACTATAACGCTTAGCACCGATGCCGATATTAGGAGTTTTCTATCTCTTTGCCTGCTAATATTATTTTTAGGCATCATTTCTTGTTTAACGTTTTGACTCTATGCTCACCCAAGCGAGTTTTCTTTTTGAACTTTCTATCAAGGAGTTATTTTAAGAGTGAGAACACTCAATTTTGTTTAGCAAGATTACTTCTTGTTTTTAGAACAAGCAGGATCGAAAccctttttttttcgagaaaagaatCGAGACACTTTGTGTAACGCCAGTCGAGATACTCGTCTAGTGGGCTGCCGGCCCTAATTCCGCCTCGGCCTGGTGCCGAACACCAAACGAAGTTGTGACAGGCCTTCTTGGCCTACGTCTAGTGGGCTGCCTAGTAACATCAATTGCTCGAAAGCCAGATTCGTGATTTGTGATCACTGAGCACACGGTAGAGCCCGCGTCCAGGTCCAGCCAGACTACGCTAGCCCAGCTCCTTCTCGAAACCACCAGACTGCGCACGCGGCGGCCACCGAAATGGCCGACGAAGGCAGGCTAGTCGCCGGCTCCGGCGAGCTAATCCGGCCGCCGCGCCTCGAGGACGCGGGCCTGGAGGACTGCGCGCTCCCGCCGGAGTCCATCGCCGAGGCCTTCTccctggccgccatggccgtctcGTCCCGGTTCCCCCGCCTctccctctccgacgacgaggacgaggacgacgagagaGATGCGCCCCTCGCGACGCGTGGAGGATGCGTTGAGGACGCAGGACCCACCTGCGGGGCCATCCCCGACGCCCTTGTTGGCGCAGGGGGCGCCCGCGAGGGCGGCGCCGA encodes:
- the LOC124651314 gene encoding uncharacterized protein LOC124651314, whose amino-acid sequence is MADEGRLVAGSGELIRPPRLEDAGLEDCALPPESIAEAFSLAAMAVSSRFPRLSLSDDEDEDDERDAPLATRGGCVEDAGPTCGAIPDALVGAGGAREGGADEVVVVGGGGGEGGSDEVVVVGRGDEEDRVVVVGEELQKKLGQEKGCVEGIRKEEERKKKEEEDIAEKAILVEDFA